The following are encoded together in the Lathyrus oleraceus cultivar Zhongwan6 chromosome 3, CAAS_Psat_ZW6_1.0, whole genome shotgun sequence genome:
- the LOC127131145 gene encoding uncharacterized protein LOC127131145 produces MVQNARNVRRGRSAGRGASRGVGRNVSGEATPEGVANIPIGREDHSQTGTNSQADTRDVRELAAAVLVQTQQNAQILQITRDHQLFQQQQRETVHEDTGLNSFLKGKPPQFGGDFNPEGAEKWLQEIEKIFSFTHCRENRRVGYATFMLTGDAEAWWRGKHRLLEEEGREINWILFKEEFLGKYFPKLCRKEKEREFQNLRQGMMTVGEYTRKFESLLKYSEFYRLHPREEWMCEKYQDGLKYDIQRAVLPLHIMRFGELIERCLELEGIDNRKNQYGSGVPTRNNNHKGHFNRGHGGRTQQGGRPYQRPTPYHNQDSRRLMFKCYSCGGAHLNKDCPNRNIGACFRCGQKGHFLKDCPQGQNQPTSQKSVLINNNNVGRARNGGPNVGQGPQNQNKPTTGRVFAIRGAEISKSDGLIQGMCLIGDKLVSVLYDSGATHSFISTSCAEILGFEIVDLNNKMTITTPSGERMVTCSVCADCPIILENRRFLVDLIVLPLKDLDVILGMDWLSANDVILGCKKKILTFGEDSGEIIKVETLTQKFMMLFSMSEGETPSFENIPVVCEFPEVFPEEVPGLPPVREVEFSIDLVPGTGPISISPYRMSPSEMAELKKQLDEMLEKEFIRPSVSPWGAPVLFVKKKDGSSRLCVDYRQLNKATVKNKYPLPRIDDLMDQLKGASIFSKIDLKSGYHQIRVKEDDIPKTAFRSRYGHYEYLVMPFGLTNAPAVFMDYMNRIFRSYLDHFVVVFIDDILIYSKNEVEHEEHLRIVLQILKDRQLYAKFSKCEFWLKEVQFLGHVISKEGIAVDPSKVEAVTKWESPKNVGEIRSFLGLAGYYRRFIEGFSKIALPMTQLTRKGKNFEWTKECEESFQKLKERLTSSPILILPDPLGRFDVYCDASYQGLGCVLMQERKVIAYASRQLKVHERNYPTHDLELAAIVFALKIWRHYLYGSKFNVLSDHKSLKYLFDQKDLNMRQRRWMEFLKDYDFELQYHPGKANVVADALSRKTLHVSAMMLKEEELINQFVDLNLGVHHSEGSMFIGTIVVSNEYLKWIKDEQQLDDQLMNIKETIKDGQNGDFNIRSDGILRFGERLCIPQN; encoded by the coding sequence ATGGTTCAGAACGCCAGAAACGTGAGGCGTGGTAGGAGTGCTGGTAGAGGTGCTAGTAGAGGTGTAGGTAGGAATGTGAGTGGTGAAGCTACTCCCGAAGGAGTAGCTAACATCCCCATAGGACGAGAAGATCATTCCCAAACTGGAACGAACTCTCAAGCTGACACTCGAGATGTTCGTGAACTTGCTGCGGCTGTGTTAGTTCAAACACAACAAAATGCTCAAATCCTGCAAATCACCCGTGATCATCAACTTTTTCAGCAACAGCAAAGAGAAACTGTGCATGAAGATACGGGATTGAACTCGTTTCTGAAAGGTAAACCACCACAGTTTGGTGGTGACTTTAATCCGGAGGGTGCTGAGAAATGGTTGCAAGAGATAGAGAAGATATTCTCTTTCACTCACTGTAGAGAGAATAGAAGAGTCGGATATGCAACATTCATGCTGACAGGCGACGCTGAAGCCTGGTGGAGAGGAAAACATAGATTATTGGAAGAGGAAGGAAGAGAGATCAATTGGATCTTATTCAAAGAAGAATTTTTGGGGAAGTATTTTCCAAAGCTATGTAGGAAAGAGAAGGAGAGAGAATTCCAGAACCTGCGTCAAGGTATGATGACGGTGGGAGAGTATACTAGGAAGTTTGAATCCTTGCTAAAGTATTCTGAATTTTACCGCTTGCATCCAAGGGAAGAATGGATGTGTGAAAAGTATCAAGATGGATTGAAATATGATATCCAGAGGGCGGTTCTACCTCTGCATATTATGCGCTTTGGTGAGTTGATAGAAAGATGTTTGGAGTTGGAAGGAATTGACAATAGGAAGAATCAATATGGATCAGGAGTACCAACCCGAAACAACAATCACAAGGGCCATTTTAACCGAGGCCATGGAGGAAGGACCCAACAAGGGGGTAGGCCATATCAAAGGCCTACACCATATCATAACCAGGATTCTAGGAGGTTAATGTTCAAGTGTTACAGCTGTGGAGGGGCACATCTTAACAAAGATTGTCCAAATAGAAACATTGGAGCTTGTTTTCGTTGTGGTCAGAAGGGCCATTTTCTCAAAGATTGTCCCCAAGGACAAAACCAACCAACAAGCCAGAAGAGCGTCCTAATAAACAATAACAATGTAGGGAGAGCAAGGAACGGAGGCCCAAATGTTGGTCAAGGACCTCAAAATCAGAACAAGCCAACCACAGGAAGAGTATTTGCAATTAGAGGAGCCGAGATCTCAAAGTCAGATGGGTTAATCCAAGGTATGTGTCTAATCGGAGATAAGTTGGTATCAGTATTATACGATTCAGGAGCTACGCATTCATTTATATCTACATCTTGTGCGGAAATTTTGGGATTTGAAATTGTTGATCTCAATAATAAGATGACCATTACAACTCCTTCGGGGGAAAGAATGGTAACTTGTTCAGTCTGTGCAGACTGCCCTATAATTTTAGAAAATAGAAGATTCTTAGTAGATCTTATAGTACTCCCGCTAAAAGACCTAGATGTCATCTTAGGAATGGATTGGTTATCAGCCAACGATGTAATCTTGGGGTGCAAGAAGAAAATTTTAACGTTTGGAGAAGATAGTGGAGAAATCATAAAGGTGGAAACTCTCACCCAAAAATTTATGATGTTATTCTCTATGTCAGAAGGAGAAACCCCTAGTTTTGAAAATATTCCAGTGGTCTGCGAATTCCCGGAAGTTTTTCCAGAAGAGGTTCCAGGTTTACCACCGGTTAGGGAAGTGGAGTTTTCTATAGACTTGGTTCCAGGCACTGGACCAATTTCTATATCTCCTTATCGAATGTCACCCTCAGAGATGGCTGAGTTAAAGAAACAGTTAGACGAGATGTTAGAGAAGGAATTTATTAGACCGAGTGTATCGCCATGGGGAGCTCCAGTCTTGTTTGTTAAGAAGAAGGATGGTTCTTCTAGACTTTGTGTAGATTACAGACAACTTAATAAAGCTACTGTAAAAAACAAGTATCCTTTGCCTAGAATCGATGACTTGATGGACCAGTTAAAGGGAGCATCGATATTCTCGAAGATTGACTTGAAGTCTGGATATCATCAGATTAGGGTGAAGGAGGATGATATTCCAAAAACAGCTTTCAGATCCCGTTATGGGCACTATGAGTACTTAGTGATGCCATTTGGTTTGACTAATGCTCCAGCAGTATTCATGGATTACATGAATAGGATCTTTAGGTCGTACTTAGATCATTTTGTTGTAGTTTTCATTGATGACATTTTGATTTATTCCAAGAATGAGGTAGAGCATGAAGAACATTTGAGAATTGTGCTACAAATATTAAAGGACCGCCAATTGTACGCGAAATTCTCgaaatgtgaattttggttgaaGGAGGTACAATTTCTTGGTCATGTTATCAGTAAAGAAGGTATTGCAGTAGACCCGAGTAAAGTCGAAGCAGTAACAAAGTGGGAAAGTCCAAAGAATGTTGgtgagattcgaagttttcttggactaGCTGGATATTATCGGAGGTTCATTGAAGGATTCTCAAAGATCGCTTTGCCTATGACTCAGTTAACGAGGAAGGGTAAAAACTTTGAATGGACAAAAGAGTGTGAAGAAAGTTTTCAGAAGTTGAAGGAGAGATTGACTTCATCACCAATACTCATCTTACCGGACCCATTAGGACGATTCGATGTGTATTGCGATGCGTCATACCAAGGTCTTGGTTGTGTGTTGATGCAAGAAAGGAAAGTGATAGCTTATGCATCAAGACAGTTGAAGGTGCACGAGAGAAACTACCCAACTCACGACTTAGAGTTAGCAGCAATTGTGTTTGCCTTAAAAATTTGGAGGCATTATCTTTATGGATCAAAGTTCAATGTGTTAAGTGATCACAAAAGCCTGAAGTATTTATTTGACCAGAAAGATCTAAACATGAGACAAAGGCGTTGGATGGAATTTTTAAAGGACTACGATTTTGAGTTACAATATCATCCAGGAAAGGCCAATGTTGTAGCAGACGCCTTGAGTCGAAAGACACTTCATGTGTCTGCAATGATGTTGAAGGAAGAAGAGTTGATTAACCAATTTGTGGATTTAAACTTAGGAGTACATCACAGTGAAGGAAGTATGTTCATAGGCACTATTGTCGTGTCTAATGAATATCTAAAATGGATCAAAGATGAACAACAACTTGATGACCAATTAATGAATATAAAGGAAACTATCAAAGATGGTCAAAATGGGGATTTTAACATAAGGAGTGACGGAATCCTAAGGTTTGGAGAAAGGTTGTGTATACCTCAAAACTAG